The Halorhodospira halophila SL1 genomic sequence GGTAGCGATACGCCATCAGCGCCGGGATGGCGATGGTCAACCCCGATGCGGTGGTGATCAGGGCCTCGGCGATCCCCCCCGAGAGGGCGGCCATATCACCCAGACCCTCGGCACTGATCGCCCCGAAGACCTTGATCATGCCGATCACGGTGCCCAGGAGCCCGAGCAGCGGGCTGATCGCCGCGATGGTGCCCAGCGTGTTCAGGTAGCGCTCGAGGCGGTGGGCTTCATGGCGGCCGGCATCCTCGATCGCCTCGGCCATGACACTGCGGCCGTGGTGCCGATTGGCCAGGCCGGCCGCCAGGATCCGACCGAGGGGCGAGCTCTCCTTGAGGGTCTCGAGATGGTGGGCCTCTAACTCGTGCTCCTGCGCCAGGCGCCAGGCCCGCCCGCGCAGCGGCTCCGGGAGGATGCGTCTCTGCTGCAGGGTCCAGAATCGCTCGATGATGATGGCCAGGGCCAGGACGGAACCGATGAGGATCGGTATCATCAGCCAGCCACCGGCCTGGATGAGCTCAAGCATGATCACTCCCCGGGTCGGTCAAGGCGCTCAGTCCGGAACGGGTGGGCGTGGCGGCGGATTTTAAAGCATCCCGGGCGCCAACGCAGCCGGACTGGCCTGATGGTAAACCCGCCCCCTGCGCTGCAGCTCACTGTCTACCCGCCACGCATCGCCGTCTTCGATCAAAGTCAGCGCGCCCTGCTCGTCCGAACGCAACAAACGACCGTCCTTCAACTCAACCGCCGCACTGCACGCCTGGCGGTCCTCGTCACATCCGGCGGCGCCGACAACCAACCCCTTCGTGTCGTTCTCCAGGTCCGGTCGCAGCGATACGGTACCCGCCTCTCCCTCGACATCCAGGCCCCACTCTTCGTCGCCGAGGGGCGTCTCCTGCAGCGTCAGCCGCCCCAGGGACCACTCCGTCGCCTCGGCCGTCGTATCCTGTCCAGCCCCCCGCCACTCGGCATCGTCCCAACGCTGCCGCGCCTCGGCGACGGCGCCATCCCAGGGGGCCTGCTCGCGCGGCACCAGCCAGGCCTTGAGGGTCAGCCCCCGGGCTTCGAGAAACGGCTCGACAGCAACGCTCGCCGCGTCGAGCCCCCCTCCGGGACCCCCGCCGTAGACCACCGCTTGACGGCCATCGCAGGCCAGAGCGGTCAGACCTCCGCCGGTATCGAAGACCACCACGCGGCCGGAGGGACCGCCTCCGCTACTGCCGGGCCCCAGGAGCAACAACGCCAATAACGGCCCAGCCAGCCACCGCCCGGGCACGGCCCGAGGAGCCAGCACCAGAGCCACACCGACAGCGGCCAGCGCCACCGCTCCGACCGATGGGGTGGGCACCTCAACGGCACCGAGGAACTCGGCCAGCGCGCTGAGCACACGCATCAGCACCCCGAGGGCGGCATCCGCACCCTGCCACAACCCGCCGGACCACTCTGGCACCACGGGCTGGAGCGCGACTCCGGTCAGGATCAGGGGGACAACCGATACGCTGACCCAGGGCACGGCTACGAGATTGGCCAGCGGCGAGAGAAGCGGCAGGTGCCCGAACCAGACCGCAGTCGCTGGTAGCATGCCGACCCCCACCAGCACCTGGATCCGCAGCCATGGTAGGGGACCGCGCTGCATCGGGCGACCCGTTGTAGCTGCCAGGATGATCGCCACCGCCCCGAAGGAGAGCCAGAACCCCGCCCCCAGCGGCGCCCAGGGGTCGAGGGCGAGCACCGCGGCAGCCGCCACGGCGAGGCTGTGCCAGGGGCTTAACGGGCGGCGCAGCAGGAGCGCGCCGGCGAAGACCAGCACCATGAGCAGCGCGCGCTGAGTGGGTAGGGTGAAGCCGGCCAGGGCGGCATAACCGGCTGCAGCCAGCGCCCCGGCCAGGGTGCCGGCAATCAGGGCGGGAACCCGGCGAACCAGCGACGGAACCACACGCCAGAGTCCGCCGGCCAGCGTGCCGGCGAGGCCGGCAACCAGACCGATATGCAGCCCCGAGATCGCTAGCAGGTGGGCCGTCCCGGTGACCGAAAGCACCTCCCACTGGTCATCGCCGATCCTATCGCGCACGGCCACGCCCAGCCCTTGGACCAAGCCCAGGTACCGCGAATCGCCGAGCCGCTCGGCCATGGCGTCGGCGATCCGAGTCCGCACGCTATCGATTCGCCAGCCGCCGGACAGGCGTTCGGCCTGCTCCGCTTCCCGCACATAGGCCGTCGCGCCGATCCGGCGTTGGAACAGCCACCGCTGGTAATCGAAGCCCTCCGGATTGAGGAATCCATCGGGGGCGCGCAGGCGAAGGCACAGCTGCCAGCGCTCCCCCGGCGCTGGCTCCTCCGTCGCCCCATACCAATCCACGCGGATGCGTCGCGGCAATGGCTCCAGCAGCTCGCCATCGAGCACGCCGTCAGGCCGGAACTCGAAGCGAGCACGGTGACTCTCAATCTCAGGGACGGAAACGACCTGCCCTTCCAGGCAGGCGTCGGTGCCGTCATGGCTAGGGGCAAGTTCATGGGCCAAAAGCCAGCAGGCACTGAGCAGCGCCCAGGCGCAGCCTAGGAGCCCGGCAGCCGGCCAGCGCCAGCCGCGCGGGGCGAGCAGACCCCACACGACCCCGGAGGCGGCCACTGCTGCCACCGAGAAGGCCCCGGGGGGCTCCCGTAACACGCTCACGACCAGTACGATTCCGGCCGCGAAGGCAAGCGATCCTGCTCGCATCAGCCATCCTTGGCATGTGCGCGGATAAGTGTCTTAGGGTCAGGCTAGCCGAGAACGGCCAAAAGATGCCAACCCATCCGTTCGAACGGCGGCCCAGGCGGTAGGTAGCATCGAGGAGCATCCATGCGACGGTGGCTTAAAGGAGCGTTGCCGGATCTGCAGCGGCTCAAGCACCAGGGGCGATTCGCATTCCTGGGACGGCTGCTGGAGGACCCGTTCCTGTTCCATCTGAACCGCCGTTCGACCGCCGGTGGCGTGGCGATCGGGGTATTTGTCGCCTTCCTGCCCATTCCCCTGCAGATGCTGCTAGCCGCCGTGATCGCCATCCTGGTGCGCGTCAATCTGATCCTGGCCGTCATCCTGGTCTGGGTGAGCAACCCCCTGACCATGGGCCCAATGATCTACGCCAGCTACCGCACCGGCGCCTGGCTGCTTGGCGTCGAGTTCGAACCGATCGACTACGACAATGCGTTCCAGTGGTTCCTGGGCAACCTCCACCAGGCGTGGCAGCCGGTGGTCACCGGGTCACTGGTGTTGGGGGTGATCGCCGGGGGCCTGACCTACATCGCCGTGTTATTGACGTGGCGCTACGCCGTCCACCGCGAGCGCCACCAGCGCCGCGTCCGCTTTGCCCACCGACGCCGAAGCACCGACGCGCAGGAGCAGCGTAGCGAGGAGTCTTAACTCGAGGCGGCCTCCGCCGCCTGGGCGCCCTGCCCTTGCAGGCAGCCATCCTCGAGCTTGTAGACGCGCTCGGTGCGGTGGGCCAGATCCAGGTCGTGGGTCACGAAGACCAGCGCGGTCCCGAACTCCTGGTTGAGGCTCTGCAGCATGCCGAAAACCCGCTCGGCGGTATGCCGGTCCAGGTTGCCGGTGGGCTCGTCGGCGAGGATGCACTGCGGTCGCGTCACCAGCGCCCGGGCAATGGCTACCCGCTGCCGCTCCCCGCCGGAGAGTTCCGACGGGCGATGGCTCATGCGCGCCTCCAGGCCGATGCGCGTCAGCAGCTCGGCCGCGGCCGTCCTGGCCTGTGCAGCCGACACCCGACGGATGAGCAGTGGCATCGCGACGTTTTCCAGCGCGGTGAACTCCGGCAGCAGGTGGTGGAACTGGTAAACGAAGCCCAGGGCCTGGTTCCGCAGGCGCCCGCGCGCTGCCTGCTTCAGGGTGTAGATGCGCTCGCCGGCGACCTGCACCTCGCCCGCGGAGGGGGTATCGAGCCCCCCGAGGATGTGCAGCAAGGTGCTCTTGCCAGAACCGGACGGCCCCACCACGGCCACCTGCTCGCCGGCGCGCACGCTGAGATCCACCCCGCTGAGGACCTCAACCTCCTGTGGGCCCTCGCTGAAGTGTTTGGCCACCCGCCGACAATCGATGACCACCTCGGCCTCATTCATAACGCAACGCCTCCGCGGGCTCTGTACGCGCCGCCCGCCACGCCGGGTAGAGCGTAGCGACTAGCGACAGCGCCAGTGCCAGTACCGTGATCCGCCCAACGTCCTCGCCGCGCAACTCCGAGGGCAGATCGCTGATGTAGTAGACGTCGGCGGGCAGGAACTCGAAGTTGAGCAACTGCTCCACCGCCGGGACGATGTTCTCGACATTGAGCGCCAGTGACACACCGCCGGCGACCCCGAGCAGGGTTCCTACCACGCCAATCACCGCGCCCTGGATAATGAAGACCGCCATGACGCTGCCCGGGCTCAGTCCCACCGTTCGCAATATGGCGATATCGGACTGTTTATCGCGGACCACCATGACCAGGGTCGAAACGATGTTAAAGGCGGCTACCGCGACGATCAGCGCCAGAATGACGAACATGACCGTTTTCTCGGTCTGCACTGCGCGGAAGAAATTGGCGTGCTGCCGGGTCCAGTCCACCACCCGGTATTGCCCCGGCAGGTCGTCGGCCACCTCGCGGGCCAACCAAGGGGCAGCCATCATATCGTCGAGCTTGAGCCGGATCCCGCTGACCCCATCCCCCATCCCCTTGACCCGCGCCATATCCTCGATGTGGGCGATGGCCAAGGTCCGGTCGTACTCGTGCATCCCCACTTCGAAGATACCGGTCAGCGTGAACCGCCGCATGCGGGGCGTCACACCGGCCACGGAGACACGGGCCTCGGGGGTGATCACGGTGATGCGGTCACCCACTCGTGCACCGAGTTCGCGAGCCAGGGCCGAGCCCATGATCAGCCCGAACTCCCCGGCCTCCAGCTTGGCCTCCCCGGCGATCACCTGATCCAGGACATCGGAGACACTCGGTTCTAGATCGGGATCCACGCCACGGATCAAAGTCCCGCTGACCTGGCCCCCACGGGTCACCATGACCTCGCCATCGATGAAGGGGGCGGCACCGACAACGCGGGGATGCCGCTCGGCGCGCTCAAGCACCCCGGGCCAATCCTCCACCTGACGCTGAGCGCCGTGGACTTCAGCGTGGGAAACCATTCCGAGGATCCGCTCGCGCAGCTCCCGCTCGAAACCGTTCATCACCGAAAGCACGGTGATCAGCGCTGCAACGCCGAGGGCGATGCCGATCATCGAGGTCATCGAGATGAAAGAGACGAAGTGCCCACGCCGCCGGGCCCGGGTGTAACGAAGGCCGATGAACAGCTCTACAGGTCGGAACAACGGATTACGGCTCCTCTTGATAGTGGACCGGCAGGGCGCAATCGGGCCGGATCCCGGTGGCGCTCGGATGCAGCCGGACCGCGCGGATCTCGACGCCCTCCGCCGCAGCCGCGCGCAGGGCGTCGGCGTAACGCGGATCGATCGCCTCCGCCGGGCGCACCTCCTGCGCATCGCTGCGCTGCACGCAGAAGACCAGCGCCGCCCGCCCCCCACCACGGACCCATTCCGTGAGCACCTCCAGGTGGCGTCGTCCGCGCTCGGTGACCGCATCGGGGAACAGCGCCCGGCCGTGCTCAACCGCTGCGGTCACGTTCTTGACCTCGACAAAGCACGGCGGTTCCCCTCCTGGATGGCCCTCTAGGAGCCAATCGGCACGCATCGGCGCATCCGGCACACGGACCTCACGCCGCCGTGACGCATAGCCCGACAGCTCTGGGAGCAGACCGGCGTCCAGCGCCTCGCCGACCAGGGCGTTGGCGCGCCCGGTGTGCACCCCCACCACCACCTCCCCCGGCAACTCGACCAACTCCCAGGTCTGAGCGTACTTGCGCCCGGGGCGCGTGGAGTGGCTGAGCCAGACTCGCGCGCCGGGCTCGGTACAACCGAGCATCGATCCGGTGTTGGGGCAGTGAACGGTCCACTGCTGACCGGAGGCGTCCTCCACATCGGCGAGGAACCGTCGGTAGCGCCGAACCAGTCGCGCCTCCGTCAACACCTGCTCGAACTCCACGGAAAGGCTCCCGGCGCATGATCAGCGCTCAGTTTACGCGTCCGCAGCGCGCCGCTCATACCCTTTACATGACGCGATGATCGGGTATAGTCCCGGTCGCCTTTTCGGGATCCGACCCAACGCCATGTCCGCGCCCGTTCACCCCGATTGTCAGCACCCACGCCTCCCCGCCGAATGGGAAGCCCAGGCCGCGCTGATGCTGACCTGGCCCCATGCCAGCGGCGACTGGGGCGAGCACCTCGCCGCCGCCGAGGCGTGTTTCGAGCGCCTCGCCGCAGCCGCGGCGCGCTACCAGCCTGTTCTCATCGTCTGCCCCGACAGCCGCACCAGCGCGCGGGTCCGCAACCGCCTGCGCTCCGCCGGAGTCTCCCCCCAGCGCATGATCTTCACGGAGGCCCCCTCCAACGACGTCTGGGCACGGGATCACGGACCGATCACCGTCCGGCGCGCCGGCGGGAGGGCCCAGCTGCTCGACTTCCGGTTCAACGGCTGGGGCGAGCGCTATCCCGCCGATGAAGACGACCGTCTGACCCGCAGGCTCACTGAGGAGGGCGTGATTGGGGGCGAGTCGTACCGGCGGATCGAGTGGATTCTTGAGGGCGGCAGCATCGACAGCGACGGCGCGGGCACCCTGCTGACCACGACCCGCTGCCTGCTGAACCCCAACCGTAATACGGACACCGGCCGCGAAGAGGTTGAGGCCCAGCTACGCGCGCGCCTCGGCATCCGCCGCGTCCTTTGGCTGGAGTCGGGCTGGCTGTGCGGCGACGATACCGACGGTCACGTGGATATGCTGGCGCGATTCGTCGATCGGCGCACGATCGCCCACGCCGTCTGCGAAGACCCGGACGACCCCCATTACGCGCCGCTGCGGGCGCTGCGCGAGGAGCTGCAAGCCGCCCGCACCCGCAACGGTGATCCCTACCGGCTGGTCGAGCTGCCGCTCCCGGCGCCGATCCACGATGAAGACGGTAATCGACTCCCGGCGACGTACGCCAACTTCGTCTTCGTCAACGGTGCCGTGCTGGTCCCGGTTTACGACGATCCTGCAGACGCCATCGCCTGCGCACGACTTGCCCAGGCCTGCCCAGGACGCGATATCGTTCGGGTACCGGCCCAGGATCTCATTCGTCAGGGCGGGAGTGTGCACTGTGCCACCATGCAACTGCCAGCGGGCGTGATCATCGACGGCCTGGCCACAGGGGCGGAGGCCACGCGGAGGGTCCACGAGGCATGAGCCGGAACTACCTGCTGGGCCTGGTCCAGCATCCCTGCAGCGACGACCGGCAGGCGAACCTCGAGCGTTCGGTGGCCGGGATCGCCCGTGCCGCCGAGGCCGGTGCCGAACTGGTCCTGCTCCAGGAACTGCACTGCGGGCCGTACCCCTGTTACGAGGAGCACCCCGCCCACTTCGACGCTGCCGAACCCATCCCGGGTCCGGGCACCGAGCGCCTGGGTCAGGCCGCCGCGGAGCACGGGGTGGTCGTCGTTGGCTCCCTCTTCGAGCGTCGCGCCGCGGGGCTCTACCACAACACCGCGGTGGTCCTTGAGCGCGACGGCTCGCTCGCCGGCACCTATCGTAAGATGCACATCCCGGACGACCCGGGATACTATGAGAAGTTCTACTTCACCCCCGGCGACCTTGGCTTCACCCCCATCGACACCTCCGTGGGGCGCCTGGGCGTACTGGTCTGCTGGGATCAGTGGTTCCCGGAAGCAGCCCGGCTGATGGCCCTGGCCGGGGCCGAGATCTTGCTCTACCCGACCGCCATCGGCTTTGCCCCGGACGAGCCCGACGACGAGCAAGCGCGGCAGGTCGAGGCGTGGGAAACGGTCCAGCGCGGTCACGCCATCACCAACGGTCTGCCGGTGGCGGCCTGCAACCGGGTCGGCACCGAGCCGGCCGCCCGTTTCTGGGGGCGCAGCTTTGTCTGCGGTCCGCAGGGCGAGGTCCTTGCCCGGGCCGGCGATGAGGAGACCGTCCTGGTCGTCGCTATCGACCCGAGTCGCACCGAGGTAGTCCGGCGCATGTGGCCCTTCCTCCGCGACCGGCGCATCGAGTGCTACAGCGGCCTCACCCGGCGTTACCTCGACGAACCGCGGCACGCGGAGGACGGCGCCGGGGCGGGCTGGTAACATGCACAGCCTCTGGTGTCCGCGAGTGTGAGGCGAACCGATGCAAGAGACGGAAAACAGCCAGCTGTCGCCCAACGATACGCCCCCCGGCATCGCCCCGTGGGCGGTCTACATCCTGCACCTGGGCAGCCTGTTCATCGGCCTGACGGCGGTCATCGGCGTCATCGTTGCCTATATGCAGCGTCGTGACGCCGCCGCGTGGGTCCAGAGCCACTACCAGTTCCAGATCAACACCTTCTGGATCGGCCTTCTGATCTTCGCGGTAGCCATCATCACCATGCCGCTCTACGGCCTGGGCTTTCTGCTCGGCGTCTTCCTGACCATCTGGCTGCTCGTGCGGTGCATTTACGGGATGCGCCAGCTCAATGCGCGCGAACCGATCCCGGACCCTGAGACCTGGCTGTTTGGCTGGAGCCGGAGCGGTTAACGACGTGTTGCTCGGCGACCTGCCCCTCCCCCAACGTCCCGCCGAGCGGCGGGACTGGTCCGGGCTGCTCGGCGCTGCCCAGCCGCTGGCCATCGCCGAGGCCGCCCGGCAGCACGACGGCCCAGTCATCGCCGTTACCGGGACGCCGCAGCAGGCCGCCGCCTTGCAGGAGGCGGTCGGCTTCTTCCTCGGCGATGACGTGCCGGTGCTCGGTTTCCCGGACTGGGAAACCCTGCCCTACGATGTCTTCTCCCCGCATCAGGACATCATCTCGGAGCGCCTGCTCGGGCTCTACCGCCTGCCGGCGATGACCCGGGGCGTGCTGGTGGTCCCGGCGGCCACGCTCATGCATCGCTTACCGCCGCGCGGCTGGTTAGAGGGCCGGTCGCTGATGCTGCATCCGGGCGACCGATTGGAGATCGAGCCCATGCGCCGCCGCCTGGAGGCCGCCGGCTATCGGTGCGTGCCGGAAGTAGGCGAGCATGGCGAATTCGCGGTGCGCGGCGCCCTGCTCGACCTCTTCCCCATGGGCGGCGAGACGCCGTATCGCATTGACCTGTTCGACGACGAGGTGGAGAGCCTGCGCCGCTTCGACCCGGAGACTCAGCGCACCACGGATCAGGTCGATGCCATCGAGCTGCTGCCGGCCCGAGAATTCCCGACGGACGAAGGCGGCATCACCCGTTTCCGCCAGGCATTCCGCGCCGAGTTCGAGGGCGATCCAGCGCGCAGCTTCCTCTATCGCGCCGTCAGCGAGGGCCGCATTCCCGGCGGGATCGAATACTACCTGCCGCTGTTCTTCGAAGAGACGGCCACGCTGTTCGACTACCTGCCCGAGGGCACCCTGGCCATCCGTCTCGAGGGCACCGACGCCACTGCAGACGGTTTCTGGCAGCAGGTCCAGGACCGTTACGAACAGCGCACCGGAGACATGGATCGCCCGCCCTTGCCTCCGCGACGCGTCTTCCTCGACGGGGACGAGCTGCGCGCCGGGCTCAACCGCCGCCCGCAGGTGGTCCTACACGGCGAGCCGGGGCGCGGGAGCGACGCCGACGTCGACGCACTCCCCGAGCTGGCAGCTCGCCCGCAGGCGGACCGACCGTTGGAGCGACTCGAACAGTTCCACGCCGGCTACCCGGGGCGGATTCTGTTCACCGCCGAGAGCGCCGGACGTCGGCAGGGGCTGCAGGAACGACTGACCCGGTCCGGGATCGAGGCCCGATCGGTTCAGGGTTGGCGCGACTTCCTCGACGGCGACGTGCCGGCGGCCATCACCGTCGCGCCGCTGGAGACAGGCGCGCGCATCGACGGCATCGCCATCATCCCGGAGAGCGCACTCTACGGCGAACGCGCTCGACAGAGCCGGCGACGCCGCTCGAGCGCCTCGACGGACCCGGCAGCGGTCATCCGCGACCTCTCCGATCTGCACGAGGGCGCCCCGGTCGTCCACGAGGACCACGGGGTGGGCCGCTATGTCGGCCTGCAGAGCCTCAGCGTGGGGGATGTCACCACCGAGTTCCTCACCCTGGAGTACGCCGGCGGTGACAAACTGTACGTGCCGGTCTCGGCTCTGGATCGCATCTCCCGCTACACCGGCGCCGACGCCGACGAGGCTCCTCAACACCGCCTGGGCAGTGATCAGTGGGACAAGGCGCGCCGCCATGCGGCCAAGCGCGCCCGCGATGTCGCCGCCGAATTGCTCGATCTTTACGCGCGGCGTCAGGCCCGGGCCGGCGATGCCTGCCTGTTCGATGACGAGGCCTACGAAGCCTTTGCGTCCGCCTTCCCCTTTGAGGAGACCCCGGACCAACAGGCCGCCATCCAGGCCGTCCTCGATGACCTGCGCTCCGACCAGCCCATGGACCGGGTGGTCTGCGGCGATGTCGGCTTCGGCAAGACTGAGGTCGCCATGCGCGCGGCCTTCGCCGGCGTTCAAGCGGGGCGACAGGTGGCCATGCTGGTGCCGACGACCCTGCTGGCCCAGCAGCACTATCAGAACTTCGCCGACCGCTTCGCTGACTGGCCGGTGCGGATCGAGTCGCTGTCGCGCTTTACCGGCAAGAAGGGCAACGAGAAGACGCTGGCACGGATTGCCAGCGGCGAGGCCGACGTGGTCATCGGCACCCACAAGCTGCTCGGCAGTGAGGTCCAGTTCAAGAACCTGGGCCTGGTCATCATCGATGAGGAGCAGCGGTTCGGGGTCCGGCAGAAGGAACGGCTTAAGCGACTGCGCGCCGAGGTCGATGTCCTGACCCTCACCGCCACGCCGATACCGCGCACCCTGAACATGTCCATGGCGGGGATCCGGGATCTGTCCGTCATCGCCACCCCCCCGGAACGCCGCCTGGCGGTGAAGACCTTCGTTCAAGAGTGGAGCGATGGTCTCATCCGTGAGGCGTGTCAGCGGGAGCTCCAGCGCGGCGGGCAGGTCTACTTCCTCTACAACGACGTGAAGTCCATCGAGCGGACTGCCAATCAGCTGCGGGACCTGATGCCGGAGGCACGCATTGGCGTCGCCCACGGCCAGATGCGCGAACGGGAGCTCGAGCAGGTGATGCTCGACTTCTACCACCAGCGCTTCGATATCCTGGTCTGCACGACAATCATCGAGTCGGGGATCGACATCCCCACGGCCAACACCATCATCATCCACCGGGCGGACCGATTCGGGCTGGCCCAGTTGCACCAGCTCCGCGGTCGCGTGGGGCGCTCCCACCATCGCGCCTATGCCTATCTACTCGCGCCGCCGCCGAACGCAATGACCGCCGACGCGCTTAAACGGCTGGAGGCCATCTCGCAGCTCGAGGATCTGGGCGTTGGATTTGCCCTCGCCTCCCACGACCTGGAGATCCGCGGCGCCGGCGAGCTGCTCGGTGATGAACAGAGCGGGCAGATCCAGGAGGTCGGGTTCACGCTCTACAGCCAGCTGCTGGAACGGGCAGTCAAAGACCTCAAGGCCGGGCGGGACCCCGCTCCGGAAGCCGAGCTCGACACCGGCGTGGAGGTCGATCTGCGCCTGTCCGCGCTGCTCCCGGCGGATTACCTGCCGGACGTACATACCCGCCTGGTTCAGTACAAACGGATCAGTAGCGCCCGCAGTGATGCCGAGCTCGAGGAGCTGCAGATCGAGATGATCGACCGCTTCGGGCTGCTGCCCGATGCGGCGCGCAACCTCTTCCGCACGGCCTCTCTCAAACTCCGGGCCGAGGCGCTGGGCATCCGCAAGGTCGAGGCGGGCCCCTCCGGCGGCACGATCCACTTCGGCCCGCAGCCGCAGATCGATCCCGGGCGCCTGGTGCAGATGGTCCAGCAGGAACCGGGCAAGTACCGCCTGGACAATCAGCAGCGGCTGCACCTCAGCGATGACCTGAGCGACGAGACGGCCCGATTCGAGGCGATGGAGCGGCTTCTGGAGAGACTCCACGCCAGCGAGGAGGTAGCGGGATGAGCCACCCCGACCCCGGCAAGCACAGACCACGGCGGACCTCCCCTGCGACGGCGGTGCTCAGCGCGATCCTGCTGCTTTGGATCGGCGGCGAGGGTGGAAGCGCTGCGGTGCCGGCTCAGGCCTCCGAGGCCGAGGAGTGGTACGAGGTTGAGGTCATCGTCTTTCGACAGTGGGAACAGGGGGGGCGCCACGCCGAGCGGTGGCCGACGCGTGCCGACCTGCCGCATTATCCGCTCTGGCAGATCCCGGCTGGATGCGGGGACGACCACGCCAACCGCCAGGAACTGGGCATCGAAGACGACCCGGCAGCGGCGGAGATCGATACCGATGATCTGGACGCGGAAGAGGCCCGACTCCATTGCCTGCCCACGGAACGCCGGCGCCTGACCGCCCACTGGGGGGAGCTGACGCGCTCCGACGCCTACCAGCCCCTGTACCACCTGGCCTGGCTGCAGCCCGGTTTCGGTCGGGACCGCGCCGTAGCGGTGCCGGTGCCCTATCACTGGACCCCGCCCACCGAGGCCGAGGCCAGCGGACAGGAGTTCCGCGATCCGCGTTACCAGCCTGCGGCCTTCGGGTTGATCCGCATCTACCGCGAGCGGTTTCTGCATGCAGTGGTGGACCTCCGCCTGCACTGGCGGGCGGTAGGGCGCGAGATTGATTCCGCGGAGCAGATCCGGGCCCCCCTCCACCGCATGAGCGAACACCGCCGGATGCGCAGCGGCGAGCTGCACTATCTGGACCATCCGGCCCTCGGTGTCCTGATGGTTATCCACCCCGCCGACCGCCCTCCGGAGGACTGAGGTGCACCCGGTTTCGGGGCACCGATCTGAGGCCGCGTCGGCGGGTGGCGCCGGGAGAAGCGGGGCTGGGCGCCCCGCCTAGCTCAGTGAGGCGATCATCTTCCGCACCGCCTCCATGCCGTGGATCAGGTGCTCGCGGATCTCGTCCATGGAGAGTTCTTCGCCATCCCCCATGCCAGCCGCCCAGTTGGCCACTACGGCACAGTGGGCGTAGCGCAACTCGGCCTCGCGGGCCAACGCTGCCTCCGGCATCCCGGTCATCCCCACCAGGTCGCAGCCGTCCTGCCGCATCCGGCGAATCTCCGCAGCGGTCTCCAGGCGCGGGCCCTGGGTCGCGCCGTAGGTCCCCCCGTCCACCGCGTCGATACCGGCGTCGCGGG encodes the following:
- a CDS encoding carbon-nitrogen hydrolase gives rise to the protein MSRNYLLGLVQHPCSDDRQANLERSVAGIARAAEAGAELVLLQELHCGPYPCYEEHPAHFDAAEPIPGPGTERLGQAAAEHGVVVVGSLFERRAAGLYHNTAVVLERDGSLAGTYRKMHIPDDPGYYEKFYFTPGDLGFTPIDTSVGRLGVLVCWDQWFPEAARLMALAGAEILLYPTAIGFAPDEPDDEQARQVEAWETVQRGHAITNGLPVAACNRVGTEPAARFWGRSFVCGPQGEVLARAGDEETVLVVAIDPSRTEVVRRMWPFLRDRRIECYSGLTRRYLDEPRHAEDGAGAGW
- a CDS encoding DUF4870 family protein is translated as MQETENSQLSPNDTPPGIAPWAVYILHLGSLFIGLTAVIGVIVAYMQRRDAAAWVQSHYQFQINTFWIGLLIFAVAIITMPLYGLGFLLGVFLTIWLLVRCIYGMRQLNAREPIPDPETWLFGWSRSG
- the mfd gene encoding transcription-repair coupling factor, giving the protein MRANRSRTLRPGCLAGAGAVNDVLLGDLPLPQRPAERRDWSGLLGAAQPLAIAEAARQHDGPVIAVTGTPQQAAALQEAVGFFLGDDVPVLGFPDWETLPYDVFSPHQDIISERLLGLYRLPAMTRGVLVVPAATLMHRLPPRGWLEGRSLMLHPGDRLEIEPMRRRLEAAGYRCVPEVGEHGEFAVRGALLDLFPMGGETPYRIDLFDDEVESLRRFDPETQRTTDQVDAIELLPAREFPTDEGGITRFRQAFRAEFEGDPARSFLYRAVSEGRIPGGIEYYLPLFFEETATLFDYLPEGTLAIRLEGTDATADGFWQQVQDRYEQRTGDMDRPPLPPRRVFLDGDELRAGLNRRPQVVLHGEPGRGSDADVDALPELAARPQADRPLERLEQFHAGYPGRILFTAESAGRRQGLQERLTRSGIEARSVQGWRDFLDGDVPAAITVAPLETGARIDGIAIIPESALYGERARQSRRRRSSASTDPAAVIRDLSDLHEGAPVVHEDHGVGRYVGLQSLSVGDVTTEFLTLEYAGGDKLYVPVSALDRISRYTGADADEAPQHRLGSDQWDKARRHAAKRARDVAAELLDLYARRQARAGDACLFDDEAYEAFASAFPFEETPDQQAAIQAVLDDLRSDQPMDRVVCGDVGFGKTEVAMRAAFAGVQAGRQVAMLVPTTLLAQQHYQNFADRFADWPVRIESLSRFTGKKGNEKTLARIASGEADVVIGTHKLLGSEVQFKNLGLVIIDEEQRFGVRQKERLKRLRAEVDVLTLTATPIPRTLNMSMAGIRDLSVIATPPERRLAVKTFVQEWSDGLIREACQRELQRGGQVYFLYNDVKSIERTANQLRDLMPEARIGVAHGQMRERELEQVMLDFYHQRFDILVCTTIIESGIDIPTANTIIIHRADRFGLAQLHQLRGRVGRSHHRAYAYLLAPPPNAMTADALKRLEAISQLEDLGVGFALASHDLEIRGAGELLGDEQSGQIQEVGFTLYSQLLERAVKDLKAGRDPAPEAELDTGVEVDLRLSALLPADYLPDVHTRLVQYKRISSARSDAELEELQIEMIDRFGLLPDAARNLFRTASLKLRAEALGIRKVEAGPSGGTIHFGPQPQIDPGRLVQMVQQEPGKYRLDNQQRLHLSDDLSDETARFEAMERLLERLHASEEVAG
- a CDS encoding peptidoglycan binding protein CsiV, translating into MSHPDPGKHRPRRTSPATAVLSAILLLWIGGEGGSAAVPAQASEAEEWYEVEVIVFRQWEQGGRHAERWPTRADLPHYPLWQIPAGCGDDHANRQELGIEDDPAAAEIDTDDLDAEEARLHCLPTERRRLTAHWGELTRSDAYQPLYHLAWLQPGFGRDRAVAVPVPYHWTPPTEAEASGQEFRDPRYQPAAFGLIRIYRERFLHAVVDLRLHWRAVGREIDSAEQIRAPLHRMSEHRRMRSGELHYLDHPALGVLMVIHPADRPPED